A region of Paenibacillus sp. JNUCC-31 DNA encodes the following proteins:
- a CDS encoding DUF3139 domain-containing protein translates to MNKRKKYVMLAVPIVMVILVLTPFVYVQVNKLVYAHRVTEYLIEEKKYTQEDIESVEGIWNVKLPPFSALVKFKDEPDVEYIYFAHNEVLQFAHRISEEAQRREPN, encoded by the coding sequence ATGAATAAGAGGAAAAAATACGTAATGCTAGCGGTTCCGATCGTAATGGTTATTTTGGTACTAACCCCATTTGTATATGTCCAAGTAAACAAGCTGGTTTATGCCCATAGAGTAACTGAATATTTAATTGAGGAAAAGAAATATACCCAAGAGGACATTGAATCCGTGGAAGGCATATGGAATGTTAAGCTCCCACCTTTTTCTGCCTTAGTTAAATTCAAAGATGAACCAGATGTAGAATATATATATTTTGCACATAATGAAGTCCTTCAATTTGCTCACCGTATATCCGAAGAAGCACAAAGGAGAGAACCAAATTGA
- a CDS encoding Cof-type HAD-IIB family hydrolase, with product MIKIVFMDVDGTLLSEKDRSLSPSTEESIRQLIRKGIQVVLVTGRPYNLCGEFRKLGIETLISANGALIKSGEEVIHKSVLSARMVREFSEFAELNGRSISYFTESFETNGLCTADVRVTDALRDTLGLREHPLKISSLEQDVYCICLYADQAEAEIFHSRFPSLKFVRFHPYVSNVLEENEVSKSIAAGKVLAHLNISKEEAMAFGDGENDIDLLEFVGLGIAMGNGGERVKQSADYVTLRASEDGITHALRKFKIIE from the coding sequence TTGATTAAAATCGTATTTATGGATGTGGATGGTACATTACTCAGTGAGAAGGATCGAAGTCTTTCCCCAAGTACAGAGGAATCGATTCGACAATTGATTCGTAAAGGCATACAGGTTGTTCTGGTCACTGGCAGACCGTACAATTTATGCGGAGAGTTCAGGAAGCTTGGGATTGAGACCCTGATTTCGGCTAACGGTGCATTAATCAAGAGCGGTGAAGAAGTGATACATAAATCGGTGCTTTCTGCACGAATGGTCAGAGAATTCAGTGAATTTGCCGAGCTGAACGGAAGAAGTATTTCTTATTTTACAGAGTCATTTGAGACAAATGGCTTATGCACAGCGGATGTGCGTGTCACCGATGCATTGAGAGATACGCTCGGTCTGAGGGAGCATCCGTTGAAAATCAGTTCTTTGGAACAGGACGTGTATTGCATTTGTTTATATGCCGATCAAGCCGAAGCAGAGATATTCCATTCCAGATTTCCTTCATTAAAATTCGTGAGGTTTCATCCTTACGTGTCTAACGTACTGGAAGAGAACGAAGTATCCAAATCGATAGCGGCAGGAAAAGTGCTCGCCCACCTGAATATATCGAAAGAGGAAGCAATGGCCTTTGGCGATGGTGAAAATGATATTGATTTGCTAGAGTTCGTGGGTCTCGGCATTGCGATGGGAAACGGAGGAGAGCGCGTCAAACAAAGTGCCGACTATGTCACACTGCGAGCAAGTGAGGATGGCATCACACATGCGTTGAGGAAGTTTAAAATTATAGAATAA
- a CDS encoding YHYH domain-containing protein, giving the protein MKKVVIVILSFVVLIGVSSSAYAHPGRLDKNGGHNCSAKSKQKGLCTGYHYHKKKK; this is encoded by the coding sequence ATGAAAAAGGTTGTCATTGTAATCCTGTCTTTTGTCGTACTTATTGGTGTGTCTTCTTCAGCTTATGCCCATCCAGGCAGACTGGACAAAAATGGTGGACATAATTGTTCCGCGAAATCCAAACAAAAGGGCCTGTGCACAGGCTACCATTATCACAAAAAGAAGAAATGA
- a CDS encoding HAD family hydrolase, translated as MTMDHIKAIIFDLDNTILNRTSTFEGFSQSLINTYFAHLETTDDILKRIIELDEDGYKDKDVLFNELLHELPWAKNPPHAELMDFYGREYVRSAVLMEQAQEVVQHLRGKYKTGLITNGQTEIQYGKIDQLGIRDDFDHIIVSEEAGVKKPDPRIFQLALDHFNLSPEQCIYIGDHPVNDVEGAANVGMSTIWMKVNQPWQDSITIQPLHAIEHLGELKGLL; from the coding sequence ATGACGATGGATCATATTAAAGCGATTATTTTTGACCTGGACAATACGATTCTCAACAGAACAAGTACCTTTGAAGGCTTCAGCCAGAGCTTGATCAACACTTATTTTGCCCATCTTGAGACTACGGATGATATTCTTAAACGAATTATTGAGCTGGATGAGGACGGTTACAAGGACAAGGATGTCTTGTTCAACGAGCTGCTCCATGAACTGCCTTGGGCTAAGAATCCGCCTCATGCGGAGCTTATGGATTTCTATGGCAGAGAGTATGTGAGAAGTGCTGTTCTGATGGAGCAGGCGCAAGAAGTGGTTCAGCATCTAAGAGGAAAATATAAAACAGGTTTAATTACCAATGGTCAGACTGAGATTCAGTACGGAAAAATTGATCAACTCGGCATCCGGGATGATTTTGATCATATTATCGTTTCGGAAGAGGCTGGGGTCAAAAAACCTGATCCTCGTATTTTTCAATTGGCATTGGATCATTTCAACCTCTCTCCCGAGCAGTGTATCTACATTGGAGATCATCCTGTCAATGATGTTGAAGGAGCGGCAAACGTAGGCATGAGCACGATCTGGATGAAGGTCAATCAGCCTTGGCAGGACAGCATCACAATCCAGCCATTGCATGCTATTGAGCATCTTGGTGAATTAAAAGGCCTACTCTAA
- a CDS encoding NUDIX domain-containing protein has product MEIRQMATAFLSNGTDMLMMKKTGSKLFDFEFWGGIGGHLEQGELNSPMTASYREIEEETGFKQAEIDNFRLRYVLLQYSDGEVRQQFVYFGETTRQG; this is encoded by the coding sequence ATGGAGATCAGACAAATGGCTACGGCGTTTTTGAGCAATGGAACCGATATGTTGATGATGAAGAAGACAGGCAGCAAGCTGTTTGATTTTGAGTTTTGGGGTGGCATTGGCGGTCATCTGGAGCAAGGGGAATTGAATTCACCAATGACCGCCAGCTACCGGGAGATCGAAGAAGAGACGGGGTTCAAGCAAGCGGAAATTGATAATTTTCGTCTACGATATGTGCTGTTGCAGTATAGCGACGGTGAAGTTCGGCAGCAGTTTGTATATTTTGGTGAGACGACACGCCAAGGGTAG
- a CDS encoding glycosyltransferase family 4 protein, which translates to MMRLALFTDTYVPDTNGVAGTLHRLSNQLNRKGIEHLLLTPQSIIEGNHAAPARSVTNIPFFLYPECRIALPNRRSIHQELKAFQPDLLHIATPFNMGLLGLRYALKHQLPHVISYHTHFDRYLEYYRLNSIIPLYWKYIQWFHRACDTTLAPSQEALNSLQSKGIQRLKLWSRGIDCSLYSPDKRSSDVRTRYNITAPLILLYVGRIAPEKDIATLSLAMQQLPEHMKSRVHWIIVGDGPSLPKMRMQSPPNVTFTGYLHGEELAVMYASADLFVFPSSTETFGNVVLEAMASGLPVLAANGGGVKDLVAHHRSGVLFEPGQVDALIREICLWGVHMEQLRNMGIEGRKLAEQRSWDHIFDRLIGDYEEAIENRRRRTKDRIITA; encoded by the coding sequence ATGATGCGCCTGGCCTTGTTCACCGATACCTATGTTCCGGACACGAATGGTGTTGCCGGCACGCTGCACCGCTTAAGTAACCAGTTAAACCGCAAAGGGATTGAGCATCTGCTACTTACGCCGCAGTCCATTATTGAAGGCAATCACGCCGCACCAGCCCGTTCGGTTACCAACATCCCCTTTTTCCTCTATCCGGAATGTAGAATAGCCTTACCTAACCGGAGATCCATTCATCAAGAATTAAAAGCCTTTCAGCCAGATCTGCTGCATATCGCCACTCCATTCAATATGGGCCTTCTCGGTCTCAGATATGCGCTCAAGCACCAGCTTCCTCATGTCATCTCCTACCATACGCACTTCGATCGGTACCTCGAATACTACAGGTTAAACAGCATCATTCCTCTCTACTGGAAGTACATTCAATGGTTCCACCGAGCCTGTGATACAACATTAGCACCTTCTCAGGAGGCCTTAAACTCATTACAATCGAAAGGCATTCAGCGTCTGAAACTATGGTCCCGTGGGATCGATTGCAGCCTGTATTCACCAGATAAACGAAGCTCCGATGTCCGTACTCGCTATAATATAACCGCTCCTCTAATTTTACTCTACGTTGGACGAATCGCCCCCGAAAAAGATATCGCTACCCTCTCCCTTGCCATGCAACAGTTACCTGAACATATGAAATCCCGTGTACACTGGATCATTGTAGGCGATGGGCCATCGCTTCCCAAAATGCGTATGCAATCCCCGCCTAATGTCACCTTTACAGGGTATCTGCATGGTGAGGAACTTGCTGTTATGTATGCTTCGGCAGATCTCTTTGTGTTTCCTTCCTCAACAGAAACATTTGGCAATGTGGTGCTGGAAGCGATGGCTTCAGGATTGCCGGTTCTCGCAGCGAATGGTGGTGGTGTAAAAGACTTGGTCGCACATCATCGAAGCGGTGTTCTGTTCGAGCCAGGCCAAGTGGATGCACTGATTCGGGAAATATGCCTCTGGGGTGTTCATATGGAACAACTAAGAAATATGGGTATTGAAGGACGGAAACTTGCTGAGCAGCGTTCGTGGGATCACATTTTCGACAGGTTGATTGGCGATTATGAGGAAGCCATTGAGAATCGGAGAAGACGCACGAAAGATCGAATTATTACAGCTTGA
- a CDS encoding DMP19 family protein yields the protein MNKLQEELKQLLPVDQLESMSGEEVVGSVAMDIYRTEFATIRECGPELPQVLRDTILIIDLDTELSMNGMTGFLENASGQFLGETTEAMQRIGNDADAEILKSIQHMLSESGVTPEQLRENVNALSEQDVTTTLNTHGQQIHEVLQQVELEAGHLSMQSDNEEVFEFLYQYVDTNKDRLKQEMEHLFSN from the coding sequence ATGAACAAATTACAGGAAGAATTAAAGCAATTGTTACCCGTGGATCAGCTTGAAAGCATGTCGGGTGAAGAAGTGGTGGGGAGTGTTGCCATGGATATCTATCGTACCGAATTTGCGACCATTCGGGAATGCGGACCGGAACTTCCGCAGGTATTGCGAGATACTATTCTGATCATAGATCTGGACACAGAGCTGTCCATGAATGGCATGACTGGTTTTCTTGAAAATGCGAGTGGACAGTTTCTGGGTGAAACGACGGAAGCGATGCAGCGCATAGGCAATGACGCAGATGCAGAGATTCTGAAGAGCATACAGCATATGTTATCCGAAAGTGGTGTGACGCCTGAGCAGTTAAGAGAGAATGTAAATGCACTCTCTGAACAGGACGTAACAACGACCCTAAATACCCATGGGCAACAGATCCATGAGGTCTTGCAACAGGTAGAGTTGGAAGCAGGACATTTGAGCATGCAATCGGATAATGAAGAAGTGTTTGAATTCCTTTATCAATATGTGGATACGAACAAAGATCGCCTGAAACAGGAGATGGAGCACCTCTTCTCTAATTGA
- a CDS encoding AAA family ATPase: MIVMINGAFGSGKTSAATKLQPRIPNSMIYDPEEIGYMLRNVIVDDVKMEVEKTDDFQDMELWKVLTVKVARDIRQKYNKHLIIPMTIYKSEQFDYIHRGLKELDVDLFHFTLMTSIETLHERLLKRGDEPGGWTFKQAVKCAEAFHGARFEEYIQTDDLTTDDVVDYIISNVMSNRN, encoded by the coding sequence ATGATTGTGATGATTAATGGAGCATTTGGCTCGGGTAAAACCTCTGCTGCAACCAAGCTGCAGCCGCGAATTCCGAACAGCATGATCTACGATCCTGAAGAGATTGGTTACATGCTAAGAAACGTGATTGTGGATGACGTCAAGATGGAAGTGGAGAAAACGGACGATTTTCAGGATATGGAGCTGTGGAAAGTCCTTACCGTGAAAGTCGCCCGTGACATCAGGCAGAAGTATAATAAACATCTGATTATTCCGATGACCATCTACAAGTCAGAGCAGTTCGATTACATCCATCGGGGTCTGAAAGAGTTAGACGTTGACCTTTTTCATTTCACCCTGATGACATCCATAGAAACATTACATGAGAGATTGTTGAAGCGTGGGGATGAGCCTGGTGGATGGACATTTAAACAAGCGGTTAAGTGCGCCGAAGCATTCCATGGAGCACGCTTTGAAGAGTACATTCAAACGGACGACCTAACAACAGATGATGTGGTGGATTATATCATTTCCAACGTGATGTCCAATCGTAACTGA